From the Euphorbia lathyris chromosome 6, ddEupLath1.1, whole genome shotgun sequence genome, one window contains:
- the LOC136232339 gene encoding taxadiene 5-alpha hydroxylase-like, whose amino-acid sequence MRQNTAEAWLMERSRKYGPVSKMHVFGSPTVFLNGQAARKFIYTSDVLSCQNLSAYRRIFGEKNIFEVSGHEHKRIRGALVSFLKPDVLKQSVGKMDEEIQSQIRMHWRGKQKISVMPFMKTLTFNIMSSFIIGIEQGSRRERLRQLFYQIMEGVISVPINFPFTSFNRSLKAGAKIRAITSELIHEKRAALEQQQASPQQDLLSCLISLRNEDNLPMLSDEEIAGNASFTLVAGFDTTPILLTFLIRLLASDASIHARIVQEQEEIAKSKAPGELLTWDDLLRMKYTWSVAMETLRMYPPPFFTLRKVVKDFEYEGFQIPKGWQVMGATFMAHMNDGIFPNASEFDPTRFKKQVSIPPYSFIAFGGGPRICPGNEFAKIETLITIHNLVTQFTWKLSSPDMSFSRDPMPSFKNGLEILIEPKISSEYSSK is encoded by the exons ATGAGACAAAATACAGCAGAAGCATGGCTCATGGAAAGAAGCAGAAAATATGGTCCTGTCTCAAAAATGCATGTCTTTGGCTCCCCAACAGTATTCCTCAATGGCCAGGCTGCTAGAAAGTTCATCTACACCAGCGATGTTCTCTCCTGTCAGAATCTTTCCGCTTATAGAAGGATTTTTGGTGAGAAGAATATTTTTGAAGTGAGTGGACATGAACATAAGCGTATCAGAGGTGCACTTGTTTCATTCCTGAAACCTGATGTGTTGAAGCAATCTGTTGGAAAGATGGATGAAGAAATTCAAAGCCAAATCAGAATGCATTGGCGTGGCAAGCAAAAGATTTCG GTTATGCCATTTATGAAGACACTTACCTTTAACATCATGAGCTCATTTATCATTGGAATAGAGCAAGGATCCAGAAGAGAAAGGCTTAGACAGCTCTTCTACCAAATTATGGAGGGGGTTATATCAGTACCGATCAATTTTCCCTTTACAAGCTTCAACCGTAGCTTGAAAGCAGGAGCAAAAATCAGAGCCATTACTTCGGAACTTATACATGAAAAAAGAGCAGCGCTAGAGCAACAACAAGCATCCCCTCAACAAGATCTTCTCAGTTGCTTGATTAGTCTCCGAAACGAGGATAATTTGCCAATGCTGTCTGATGAGGAAATTGCAGGTAATGCTAGTTTTACATTGGTTGCAGGCTTTGACACCACACCCATCCTGCTTACTTTCTTGATCAGGCTTTTAGCAAGTGACGCTTCTATTCATGCCAGAATTGTTCAAG AACAAGAGGAAATAGCTAAGAGTAAGGCCCCGGGAGAACTTCTGACATGGGATGATCTCCTAAGAATGAAATATACATGGAGTGTAGCAATGGAGACTCTGAGGATGTACCCTCCTCCATTTTTTACCTTGAGGAAAGTTGTGAAAGATTTCGAGTATGAAGGGTTCCAGATTCCAAAAGGATGGCAG GTAATGGGAGCTACCTTTATGGCTCACATGAATGATGGTATATTTCCAAATGCATCAGAGTTTGATCCGACACGGTTTAAGAAACAGGTATCGATCCCTCCCTACAGTTTCATAGCATTTGGAGGAGGACCCAGAATTTGTCCTGGAAATGAATTTGCAAAGATTGAAACTTTAATTACAATTCATAATCTGGTAACTCAGTTTACATGGAAGCTTTCTTCTCCTGACATGTCATTCTCTAGAGATCCAATGCCAAGCTTCAAGAATGGTTTAGAGATACTAATTGAGCCAAAAATCTCTAGTGAATATTCAAGTAAATGA